The DNA sequence TGCTGCTTTTTTGTTAATACCTGCTCTGGCCATCTGGGTGTCGGTGATGATAGCTGCACCCCGCCGCAGAGCCTTAATGCCCAGCGAAACAGCATAAGGGGAAAACTCCAGAATATCCGCAAAATCAAAATCAGCGGTGGTGTGAATCACCCGCTTGATCACGGCTTCGTTTTCCTCATCCAGAGTGTAGTCTCCCAGCTCTTCGCTGATGATCTCCATACTGCGGCGTTCAATTTCTTCCGGCTTCATAATCTCCATACAGGTCAGTCCCCCTTCTTTTCTAATATCCGGTATATCTGTTCCATATCCAAGGCCCGACGCAAAGCCTCCGCCAGCAGATCATACTGCTGTTCCTTATAGGCGGCAAAATCCGGCAGTCCCTCTTGCTGTGCGCCAAGACCCTTGGTTGTCAAAAGAGCCCCGGCCAGCGCCTGCACCATTTCCCTTGACTCAAAAAGCCCGTGAATATAGCATCCAGCCACATTGGCCAAGGCAGTACCATCCAAGCTGTCTCCCTCTAAGCGGACAAAAGGCAGAGCCTGCGCCAGCCGGGCGGTCTTGCCCATATGAATTTCATAGCCGGTGAGCCCACAGCCGTTCAGGCAGGAAAAAAAGCCCTCCTGCGGCTGTATTTCCCCTTTGACCTGCCTACGGGTTTTACTGGCCTCAAACACGGTCTCCACCGGGAGAAGCTCCATGCCCCGGAGCTCCCCCCCATTTTCCACATTGTGGGGATCACTAAGGGTATTGCCCAGCATTTGATAGCCGCCGCAGATACCCAGCACCGGGGTTCCCGCCGCCTGTTTTTTGATGGCGGCCTCCAGCCCATTTTGGCGCAGCCACAGCAAATCCGCCATGGTATTTTTGGTTCCGGGCAGGATAATCAAATCGGGATAGCCAAGCTCCCGGGGACTGCTTACATACCGCACCCCCAGAGCCGGGTGCTTCTCCAACGGGATAAAATCGGTAAAGTTGGAGATGCGGGGCAGGCGGATAACCGCTATATCCACCGGCTTTGGGGCCTGCTGGCTGCGGTTTTCCAGCGAGAGGCCGTCCTCCTCCTCTATGTGTACATTCAGCATGGGCACCACACCCACCACCGGAATACCGGTCATCTCCTCCAGCATAGCCAGCCCGGGCCGCAAGATTTCAACATCGCCCCGGAATTTGTTGATCACAATTCCCTTGATGCGGGCCTTTTCTTCCGGTTCCAGCAGGGCCACCGTTCCATAAAGGCTGGCAAACACCCCGCCCCGGTCGATATCCCCCACCAGCAGAACCGGGGCATCTGCCATTTTGGCCATGCCCATGTTGACAATATCGCCGCTTTTCAGGTTGATTTCCGCGGGGCTTCCTGCACCCTCCAGCACGATCACATCGTGAGTACGGGCAAGCTCTGTGTAGCATTCCAAAATAGGCTCCCGGAGCCGATGCTTGTAGGCATAGTATTCCGTGGCCTTCATATCCCCCAGAACCTCACCCTTTACAATCACCTGACTGCCGGTTTCCCCTGTGGGCTTGAGCAGGATAGGGTTCATCAGCACCGAAGGCTCTACCCCCGCCGCCTCTGCCTGCGTTACCTGCGCCCGGCCCATTTCCAGCCCTTCCCGGGTGATAAAGCTGTTGAGCGCCATGTTCTGACTCTTAAAGGGGGCCACCCGGAATCCATCCTGCTTAAATATTCGGCAGAGGCCGGTGGAAATTAAGCTTTTTCCGGAATCCGACATGGTACCCTGTATCATTATGGATTTTGCCATCCGCCATCCTCCTGCCCAAGTATCGTTTGAAGCTCCTGCAAAAAACGCTGGTTATCGGCTCTCGTTTTGATTCCAATGCGGAAATACCCAGCGCTCAGGCCGGGAAAGTTCTCACAGCCACGGATGAGAATGCCCTCCCGGGCCATTTTCTCCCAGAAATCTACAATGGGAGACTTGAAAAACAAATAGTTTGCCTCCGAGCCCAGCACCATTATGCCCGCCTCCGCAAGCCCCTGGCGCAGATATTCCTTTTCGGCGGCAATCATCTCACGAGTTCTGGCAAGGTAGTCTGGTTCCTCCAAAGCCGCCAGCCCCGCCGCCTGCGCCACTGAGGATACCGGCCACGGCTGGGAGGCTTTTTTCATCCCCTCCAGCAGGCTTGGATCGGTGCAGAAGCAGGTGCCAAGGCGAAGCCCCGCCATGGCATACAACTTGGTGAAAGCCCCCAGTATCACCAGATTGGGGTATTCCGTCAAATACCCTTTTAGGGTATGCTCCTGCGGGTTTTCCAAAAAGCCCACAAAGCATTCATCCACCACCAGCCGGGTGCCGGTGCGGCGGCACCGCTCTAAAGTCGCTTTTAGCAGGGATGGCTCTGTGGTCTGCCCAGTGGGGTTGTTGGGCTCGCACAGAAAAAGCATCTCCAGCCCCGGCTGTATTTCTTCCAACAGGCGGGGTGTAACGCAAAAGCCCTCATCCTCCCGCAGGAAATGCCGCTGTACCGGGCATCCCGCCGCCCCCAACGCCAGCGCATATTCCGCAAAGCCGGGGGCGGTGACCATGGCACTTTTGGGGCGCAAAGCGTAGGCTAAGCGAAAAATCAGGTCGGCGGCCCCGTTGCCAAAGAGAATGGCTTCCGGGGGAATCTCCTCCTTTTTGCTCAAAGCCTCGGTCAGCCTTCGGCACAAAGGGTCGGGGTAGGCGCCCGCCTCCTCCAGCGCCCGGGTGGCGGCGGCTTTAGCCCCCGGGGGCATCCCCAAGGGGTTGGTGTTCACCGAAAAATCCAGCGGTTTGCGGCCATACTTTTCCTCAAAGCCCAGCACATCACCGCCATGCACCAGCTTCATCAGAGCATCCCTCCCTACCAAATCAAGACCAGCCCCCCAAGGCACAGGAGCAGGCACAAAAAGCTTGTGGCATACAAAAGGCGGCAGGTGCGTGGGATATCCTCTTCTTCCAAGGGGCGCAGAGGATCACCCAAGGTTTCCTTTTCCACCATCTGCCCGAAATACCGGGCATTTCCCCCCAGCTGTACCCCCAAGGCTCCGGCACAGGCCGCCTCTGGGTGGGGCGCATTGGGGCTTGTGTGCCTGCGATGATCCCGCCGCCAAATTTTATAGGCGTTCCCGGCATCCAGCCCGGTGAGTGCCGCCGCCGGAATCATCAGCAAGGCGGTCAGCCGGGCGGGTATCCAGTTGGCAAGGTCATCCAAACGAGCCGCCCACCGGCCGAAGTATAGGTATCGTTCGTTTTTATAGCCCAGCATGCTATCCATGGTGTTGACCGCCTTATAGGCCAGCGCCAGCGGAGCACCCCCAAGGGCAAAGAACAGCATAGGCGCCACCACACCATCGCTGGTGTTTTCCGCCACTGTTTCCACCACTCCACGGAGGATTTCCTCCCGGTCAAGCTCCTTGGTTTCCCGTCCCACCACCTGACCCAAAGCCAGCCGGGCGGCGGGAAGATTACTCTCTTTCAGCGCCTTGAAGATGGGACGTACCGCATCTCGCAGGCATTTTGTGGCCAGCACTTGATAACAGAGGAAAGCCTCCCCTATCAACCGGGCTATGGGATGTACCCTGCCCATCAGCCAAAGAAACACCCACCCGGCACCAAAAGACACTGACGGCAAAAGACCCGCCAGCATAGCCCCGCCTGCTAACTCCCCGGCTGGGGTTTTCGGGAAAAGCCTGCGCAGAAGCTTTTCCAATCGGGAAATGGCTTTGCCCATGGCCACCACCGGGTGAGGCATCCAGAGTGGATCACCTAAGAGCAAATCCAGTGTATAGCCCATGCAGAGTGCCGCTATTCGTTCCAAGTTTGTGCCTTCCTTTCGCTCCAACGGGCGGCGGTTTTGACAAACCGCTCCGCCATTTGGGGCCTGCCCCAGAAATAAAGATGCGGAAAGCCCCCATACAGGCTTTCGCTGACCTGCCCGCAAGACCACTGACGGCCTGTTACCGGCTTTTGGGCAGAAAAAGCCCCCCCGCAGAAGTCGCTGTCCCAATAATGGAACTCGTGAGCGGGGGCCGTTTCCCCTTGCCGAAGCAGGAGACTATCCTCTTTTGCGGTGAGGGCAATGTACCCAAACCGCCCCAGCTTTCCTGTAGGAAAGCCCTTTCCCGGCAAGGCTCCTGCCATCGGGTAAGACTGATTTTCTGCATCCTCAAGGCTCGCCTGTAAATAGAGGAACCCGCCGCATTCGGCCACAGTGGGCATCCCCGCCGCTACGGCATTGGCAACCGCCTGCCGCATGAGAAGATTTTCCGAGAGCTGTTTTGCATATAGCTCAGGGTAGCCGCCCCCTAAATAGAGCGCCGCTGTCCCCTCGGGCAGAGCGGTATCCCCCAAGGGGCTAAAAAAGGCAAGCCTTGCCCCCAGCTTTTCCAACAGCGAAAGGTTTTCCGCATAATAAAAGCAGAAGGCCTTATCCCGTGCCACGGCAATGACCGGGGAACCGCAAACAGCAGGCTGTATAGTGGGCGCATCCACCTCCAAGGGAGGAGCCGATGCGGCAATATCCAAAAGGGCGGAGATATCCACCGATTGCTCCAGCTGGGCGGCAAGGCGCTCCAGCCGGGTGCGAATATCCGCCACCTCATCGGCGGTTACCAGCCCCAAATGGCGGCTCTCAAAAGCAAACTCTGCCCGCCGGGGCAGATACCCCAGCACCGGGAGGCCGGTTTCCCGCTCCAGCACCGGAGCCAGCGCCTCAAAACGGGATTTTTCACAGCGGTTGAGCAAAATCCCCCGCAGGCCGCTGTTCTCCCGGAAGGTGGCAAAACCCTTAACCAGCGCCGCCGCTGAAAGAGCCATCCCCCCCGGCTCCAGCACCAGAATGGAGGGGGTGCGGGTGACCTGCGCCATATGCCATGCACTGGCTGTATCCGAGCCGCCGGAAAGGCCGTCGTAATAGCCCATGGCCCCCTCCAGCACCCCGATATTCCCCTTGGCCGCACCTTGGGCCAGAAGTGAAAGCGTTACCTGCTCCGAGGTGAAAAACAAATCCAGATTGTGGCCGGGAACCCCCAGCACCCTTCGGTGGAACATAGGATCAATATAATCCGGGCCGCATTTGAAGGAAACCGGCTTTTTCCCCCGGCCAAGCAAAGCCTGCAAAAAGCCGCAGGTGACAGTGGTTTTGCCGGTTCCGCTGGCGGAGGCGGTGAAAAGCAGACGAGGTAAATCAGTCATTGGCCCTTCCTCCCGCTGAAAGAATGAACACCGGATTCTGGGCCTTGAGCATGGTATAGCTTCCCAGCGGCTCGCTCCGGCTCACCGAAAGCTGGCAAACCTCCGGATTCCGAAAGCCCAAGCTTTTCAAAGCCTGAGAGGCTTGGGTAAAGGTTTCAAGGGTAACAGCCGTGATCACCACCCGCACGGCCGGGTTTTTAGCCAACAGCTTTTTCAGTATCTCTAAAAGCTCACCCCCACTGCCGCCGATGAAAACGGCATCGGGCGAGGGCAATTCCTCCACCAACGCTTCTGCCCGACCCTCCAGAATATGCAGATTGGGGGTGCCAAAGCGAGCCTTATTCTGCCGGATCAATTGGCAGGCTTCGGCATTCTGCTCCATGGCATACACCCGGCCCCACCGGGCCAGCAGAGCCATTTCCACCGCTACAGAGCCAGTGCCTGCCCCGATATCGTATAGGGTATCCTCCGGGCGGATTTCCAACCGGGAAAGGGCGGCCGCCCGCACCTCCCGCTTGGTCATGGGGGTCTTTCCCCGGATAAAGGCTTCATCCTCAATGCCAGTGGTGACAGCGGCACGGTAAAAGGCAGGCTCACCCTCGGCCAGCACCACGCTCAAGGAAGCAAAGGCCTGCCCCGACAGCTCCCGGGCGGTGCCGTGGATGATCTCTTCATGGGGGTAGGAAAGGTTTTCTCCCACCCACACTTGGGTATCCCCCAGCCCGGCTTCGCACAGGGTACAGCAGATTTCCGCCGCAGAGGCCCCGGCTCCGGTGAGGAAAAATACCTCCCGGTGGTTGATCACATGGGCGGCAATGTCGCAAGGGCCGCCATGGGCGCTGACCAGATGAAAGCCCTGCCACGGACGGCGCAGCAAGGCGGCAAAATACTGCACGGTGGAAACACCGCAGACCGTTTCCACCTCATAGCTCTCCAAAAAAGGGTAAAGCCCAGCGGCACCGCTGTAAAAGCCCACATCCCCGCTATAAAGGATACAAACTTGGTTCCACTGGGGATTCTCCCCCAGATGGCGTGCGATCTCTGCCGCCGCAATGGCTCCAATCGTCTGCTGACCCGGCAAGAGGGTAAGACTTTCCAACAGGCGGGTCGCACCAAGCAAAGCATCCGCCGATTGGATGGCAGCTTGTGCTTTCAGGGTAAGGGTTTCGCCCCCGCCCATTCCCATGGCAACAAGGGTAATTTTCACGGTGACACCTCCAATCGGCTCAGCAGTTGATCAAGCAAATCTTCAAAGGCAAGGCCCTCTCCTTCGGTGGGGCGGCCAATAACCACCAGCCTTGCCCCGGAGGCCTCGGCCGCCTCCTGCTTCTGGGCAAATCCCCCTTGAGGGCCGCCATCCTTGGTAACCAGAAGGCCGATGGAATACTGCTCCAGAAGCGCCTTATTCAAGGCTATGCTGAAAGGCCCCTGCATAGCGATGATGTTGCTCCGGGCAAAGCCCAGCTCCCGGCATTTTTCCAACGCCTCCACAGTGGGGAGAACCCGGGGATAAACCCGGCTTTCAAAGCCAGAAATGCGGGTGTAAAGCTCCAGCTCTTTACTGCCGGTAGCGGCCAAGATGTTCCCCGGCAAGGCCTCCAGCCCTTCCACCGCCTCTGCCAGTGAAGAAAAATACAGGCAGTCCCCCACCATGCTTTGCTCTCGCAGAAGGCGCAAATAGGGCACCCCCGCCCGGCGGGCGGCCTCTGCAATGTTGCGGGTAGCCTCATCGGCATAAGGGTGGGTGGCATCCACCACACAGGCAAAGGCTTCCTGACGCATCAGCGCTTCCATTTGAGCACAGTCAAGGCGCTCCGTGAGAATCCTCAGCCGCTTCCCGGTAGGAGGCAGCAGCTCCCGGCCATAGTCGGTGGCAACACATACTGTCAGATGAACAGGATACGCGGCAAGGCGCTGGGTTAAGGCCCGCCCCTCGGTGGTACCGGCGAAAATCAGCAGGTTTTTCACGGGTTCTCTCCCTTTTGCTCCACAGGATAGCCCCGGGGGGTCACCATACGGCCGCCAATCAACCGGGTGGTGCTTTTGCCCACAAACACAGTGGTGAACATATCCGCCGGAAAATCCCGAAGCTGAGCAAGGGTTAAAACGCCGCTGTCACAGCCCTCACGGCCGATATTTTTGGCCCAGCCGCAGACGGTTTCACCCGGCAGAAGCTCCAGCAGAATATCCACTGCACGGCACAGATAATCCTTCCGCTGGCGGCTGGAGGGGTTATAAAGGCAGAGGGAAAAATCCGCCTGCGCCGCCAAACGCAGCCGCTTTTCAATATCCGCCCACAGTGTCATACGGTCACTGAGGGATATGACGGCGAAATCGTGCATGAGGGGAGCGCCCAGCAGAGCCGCCCCGCTCAGCGCCGCCGTAACCCCCGGCACCACTTCAATATCCACAGGAGGATACTGCTCTGAAAGCTCCAGCAGAAGCCCTGCCATGCCGTAAACACCGGGGTCGCCGCTGCAGAGCATGGCCACGGTTTTGCCCGCCACCGCCTGCTCCAAAGCCGCCCGGCACCGCTCCACCTCCTTGGTCATGGGGGTGGAAAGCATCGGCTTTTCCGGATACCGCTCCCGCACCAAGTCAATATAGCCCTGATAGCCGCAAAGCAGCTCTGACTGCTCCAGAGCCGAAGCGGCCTGCGGGGTCATGGTCTCGGGACTGCCGGGGCCGATTCCGATTACATACAGCTTGTTCATTCTTTCACCTCAAATTCCAAGGAAAACTCCCCCACTGCTATCGCCATGGTTACACCTTCGCCAGCGGTTTTAGGCACCGCAAGCCGCCCTGCACTGCCCAAAACGGCACTGCGCTCACACACGTTATCCACGCCGGTGGTGCGGCGCACAAACTCGGAGGCGCAAAAGCAGCCTTCCACTTTTTCAAGCTGTTCCAGGGAAAACACTTCCAGCGGCAGACCGTGGTTCTTACAAAATTCCACCAGCCCCGGTTCATGCTGTTTCATGTTTATGGTGCAGACCTTGCGGATAGCGGCAGGGTGCAGGTTATGCTCTTTCAGAAGGCGCTGGTACCGCATCTCGATAACATCGGCAGGGATGCCTTTTTTACAGCCCACTCCCAGCACCGCCACACTAGGAACAAGATGCAGAGCATCCCCCGGTGGTAGGTGGATGCCAATGTAAACATCACAGCTTTCCGTTTCTTCCGCCAAGAAAACCGGAGGGGGAAAATGCCCCACCACCAGCATTTCGCTATAAAGAGAAACCGGGTTCCCCTCCAATATTTTGGAAGATACCGCCTTGATTCGGCTGGGATTGGCGATGCAAAGCCGCTGGGATTTTGCCCAGCTATCCACAGCCCAAGCACCGTGAAGATCGGTGGCAGTGGTGACCACCGGGACTGCACCAGTGATATGGCTAAGGCGCTGTGCAAGCCGGTTAGCACCTCCCACATGCCCCGAAAGGAGAGGAATTGCAAAGCCTGCCCGCTCATCCAGCACCACCACAGCCGGGTCGGTCAGCTTGGAGCGCAGGTGGGGTGCAACCGCCCGCACCGCTATGCCAACAGCCCCCACAAAAACCAGAGCCTCCACTTGATTGAAATGGCGGCTGACCCAATCATAAACCGAAACATCTTCTCCACACCGTGTCAACTCCGCTGTATCCCCCATCCCCTGCAAAGCGGCTTGGAGCTTTTCGCCCAAAGCATAGCCGGTTTGGGTGAAAGAGGCTATTTCGATCCTCATTCCTTCGCCTCCCGGTAACCGGTGGAAAAATCAGGGGCATAAAGGCGGGAACGTCCAAAGGAATCGCCCAGAAAATGCCCCACCAAAATCAGGGCGGTCTGGGTAATGCCGTTTTCCTCTGCCGTCCGGGCAAGGTCGGCAATGGTGCAGTGAAACACCTTTTCCTCCGGCCATGTGGCCTTATATACAATGGCGGCAGGGGTTTCAGGGGGTCGCCCTCCCGCCAATAGCTGCTCCTGCACCTGCCCCAGCATGCCCGCACTGAGGAACAGCGCCATGCTGCTGTCGTGAGCCGCTAGGCCAGCCAGTGCTTCCTTTTCAGGTACTGGGGTGCGGCCCTCCATCCGGGTGATGATCAGAGTTTGGCTGATCCCCGGCAGGGTATATTCCGCATGCAGAGCGGCGGAGGCTCCACAAAAGCTGGAAACCCCCGGCACCACCTCATAGGGTATGCCTTTTGCCTCCAACAGGGTCATCTGCTCCCGTATGGCCCCATAGAGGCTGGGGTCACCGGTATGCAGACGCACAATGCATTCCTCTCCCCGGGTGGTCGCCTCCTCCATCTGCCCGATGACCTCCTCCAGCGTCATTTTGGCGCTGTTGAAAATCCGGCAGCCCGGCTTTGTATATTCCAGCAGAGCGGGGTTCACAAGGCTTCCCGCATAAATCACCGTATCCGCTTTTTCCAGCAGGGCCTTGCCCCGCAGGGTGATTAAATCCGCCGCACCCGGCCCGGCTCCTACAAAATATACCTTTGCCATGGCTGTTCTCCTTTTCCTTAGCCCTTCACCACAAGGGTGCTGAAATAGGCTTCTTTGTCGTATTCCTCCCGGTCAAGCTCCCGGACAATGCGCTGACCCGGCAGGCCGCAGTTCTGCACCATGGCCGAAGTGGAAAGCTTGCCCCGCTCTTTCAGCTCCGCAATAACCCCTTCCAGCTTTCGGCCGGATTTCATGAGGATTTTTGTCCCCTTTAAGTCAAGGCAGGGGGCTAAAGCCTCAGTATCCGCCGGGATAATATGCAAAGGGGAATCCATGGTGGTCAGGCTGATGCCCAGCTCCGCCGCCACGGCGCAAAAGCTGGGAATACCGGGCACCATAACCGCAGAGTAGCCCTCTTTTTCCAGAATGTTCTTCCAGTAAGCAAAGGAGGCATAAATGGAGATATCCCCCAGATTGAGCACCGCCACATCGTGGCCCGCATCCAGCTCCTGCCGCAGAAGAGCGGCGGCCTTTTGGTGGCTTTCCTCCAGTTTGGCCGCATCCTTCTGCATCAGGGTGGGGAGCATCAGCTGCTTTTTGCCTGAAAGCTCCACCGCCTGTGCGGCAATATCCAGCGCCGTGGTACGCCCGCTCCCCACCACCGGGGCCGCCACCACCGGGCAGGCGGAAATAATTTCCACCGCCTTGAGGGTCAGAAGCTTGGGGTCACCGGGGCCTACGCCGATTCCATAAAGGGTTCCTTTTTTCATGCTGTTTCTCCTATTTTGCCAATGATTTCTTTTCCCTGTGGGGTGATGCCCAACAGCCCCCACTGGTTGCTGTAGACAGCCGCCCCCACCAAAATACCGCTCCCCACACGCATCTCCAGATGCCGCTGTATCTCAGCCAGCAGGCTCTGGAGCACCGGCTCCCGCAGTCCGATGGCTTCCAGCCTTTCGAGGACTTCATCCAATGTGATGCATTCCAGCAGCCGGGGCAGTTCTTCGGTCGGCGCACCCGCCAAGGCGGCGTGGAGAGCCACCAGCTCCATGCGGCAGTCGGCTGTGCGGGAATGGGTATTCATAATCCCCCCCGCCACCTTCACCAGCTTGCCGATATGCCCGGCCACCAGTACTTTTTCAAA is a window from the Oscillospiraceae bacterium MB08-C2-2 genome containing:
- the cobK gene encoding precorrin-6A reductase, with product MKNLLIFAGTTEGRALTQRLAAYPVHLTVCVATDYGRELLPPTGKRLRILTERLDCAQMEALMRQEAFACVVDATHPYADEATRNIAEAARRAGVPYLRLLREQSMVGDCLYFSSLAEAVEGLEALPGNILAATGSKELELYTRISGFESRVYPRVLPTVEALEKCRELGFARSNIIAMQGPFSIALNKALLEQYSIGLLVTKDGGPQGGFAQKQEAAEASGARLVVIGRPTEGEGLAFEDLLDQLLSRLEVSP
- a CDS encoding cobyrinate a,c-diamide synthase; translation: MTDLPRLLFTASASGTGKTTVTCGFLQALLGRGKKPVSFKCGPDYIDPMFHRRVLGVPGHNLDLFFTSEQVTLSLLAQGAAKGNIGVLEGAMGYYDGLSGGSDTASAWHMAQVTRTPSILVLEPGGMALSAAALVKGFATFRENSGLRGILLNRCEKSRFEALAPVLERETGLPVLGYLPRRAEFAFESRHLGLVTADEVADIRTRLERLAAQLEQSVDISALLDIAASAPPLEVDAPTIQPAVCGSPVIAVARDKAFCFYYAENLSLLEKLGARLAFFSPLGDTALPEGTAALYLGGGYPELYAKQLSENLLMRQAVANAVAAGMPTVAECGGFLYLQASLEDAENQSYPMAGALPGKGFPTGKLGRFGYIALTAKEDSLLLRQGETAPAHEFHYWDSDFCGGAFSAQKPVTGRQWSCGQVSESLYGGFPHLYFWGRPQMAERFVKTAARWSERKAQTWNE
- the cobI gene encoding precorrin-2 C(20)-methyltransferase: MKKGTLYGIGVGPGDPKLLTLKAVEIISACPVVAAPVVGSGRTTALDIAAQAVELSGKKQLMLPTLMQKDAAKLEESHQKAAALLRQELDAGHDVAVLNLGDISIYASFAYWKNILEKEGYSAVMVPGIPSFCAVAAELGISLTTMDSPLHIIPADTEALAPCLDLKGTKILMKSGRKLEGVIAELKERGKLSTSAMVQNCGLPGQRIVRELDREEYDKEAYFSTLVVKG
- a CDS encoding threonine-phosphate decarboxylase, whose amino-acid sequence is MKLVHGGDVLGFEEKYGRKPLDFSVNTNPLGMPPGAKAAATRALEEAGAYPDPLCRRLTEALSKKEEIPPEAILFGNGAADLIFRLAYALRPKSAMVTAPGFAEYALALGAAGCPVQRHFLREDEGFCVTPRLLEEIQPGLEMLFLCEPNNPTGQTTEPSLLKATLERCRRTGTRLVVDECFVGFLENPQEHTLKGYLTEYPNLVILGAFTKLYAMAGLRLGTCFCTDPSLLEGMKKASQPWPVSSVAQAAGLAALEEPDYLARTREMIAAEKEYLRQGLAEAGIMVLGSEANYLFFKSPIVDFWEKMAREGILIRGCENFPGLSAGYFRIGIKTRADNQRFLQELQTILGQEDGGWQNP
- a CDS encoding cobalt-precorrin 5A hydrolase, translating into MRIEIASFTQTGYALGEKLQAALQGMGDTAELTRCGEDVSVYDWVSRHFNQVEALVFVGAVGIAVRAVAPHLRSKLTDPAVVVLDERAGFAIPLLSGHVGGANRLAQRLSHITGAVPVVTTATDLHGAWAVDSWAKSQRLCIANPSRIKAVSSKILEGNPVSLYSEMLVVGHFPPPVFLAEETESCDVYIGIHLPPGDALHLVPSVAVLGVGCKKGIPADVIEMRYQRLLKEHNLHPAAIRKVCTINMKQHEPGLVEFCKNHGLPLEVFSLEQLEKVEGCFCASEFVRRTTGVDNVCERSAVLGSAGRLAVPKTAGEGVTMAIAVGEFSLEFEVKE
- the cbiE gene encoding precorrin-6y C5,15-methyltransferase (decarboxylating) subunit CbiE, with product MKITLVAMGMGGGETLTLKAQAAIQSADALLGATRLLESLTLLPGQQTIGAIAAAEIARHLGENPQWNQVCILYSGDVGFYSGAAGLYPFLESYEVETVCGVSTVQYFAALLRRPWQGFHLVSAHGGPCDIAAHVINHREVFFLTGAGASAAEICCTLCEAGLGDTQVWVGENLSYPHEEIIHGTARELSGQAFASLSVVLAEGEPAFYRAAVTTGIEDEAFIRGKTPMTKREVRAAALSRLEIRPEDTLYDIGAGTGSVAVEMALLARWGRVYAMEQNAEACQLIRQNKARFGTPNLHILEGRAEALVEELPSPDAVFIGGSGGELLEILKKLLAKNPAVRVVITAVTLETFTQASQALKSLGFRNPEVCQLSVSRSEPLGSYTMLKAQNPVFILSAGGRAND
- the cobJ gene encoding precorrin-3B C(17)-methyltransferase, whose translation is MNKLYVIGIGPGSPETMTPQAASALEQSELLCGYQGYIDLVRERYPEKPMLSTPMTKEVERCRAALEQAVAGKTVAMLCSGDPGVYGMAGLLLELSEQYPPVDIEVVPGVTAALSGAALLGAPLMHDFAVISLSDRMTLWADIEKRLRLAAQADFSLCLYNPSSRQRKDYLCRAVDILLELLPGETVCGWAKNIGREGCDSGVLTLAQLRDFPADMFTTVFVGKSTTRLIGGRMVTPRGYPVEQKGENP
- the cbiB gene encoding adenosylcobinamide-phosphate synthase CbiB, with protein sequence MERIAALCMGYTLDLLLGDPLWMPHPVVAMGKAISRLEKLLRRLFPKTPAGELAGGAMLAGLLPSVSFGAGWVFLWLMGRVHPIARLIGEAFLCYQVLATKCLRDAVRPIFKALKESNLPAARLALGQVVGRETKELDREEILRGVVETVAENTSDGVVAPMLFFALGGAPLALAYKAVNTMDSMLGYKNERYLYFGRWAARLDDLANWIPARLTALLMIPAAALTGLDAGNAYKIWRRDHRRHTSPNAPHPEAACAGALGVQLGGNARYFGQMVEKETLGDPLRPLEEEDIPRTCRLLYATSFLCLLLCLGGLVLIW
- a CDS encoding cobyric acid synthase; protein product: MAKSIMIQGTMSDSGKSLISTGLCRIFKQDGFRVAPFKSQNMALNSFITREGLEMGRAQVTQAEAAGVEPSVLMNPILLKPTGETGSQVIVKGEVLGDMKATEYYAYKHRLREPILECYTELARTHDVIVLEGAGSPAEINLKSGDIVNMGMAKMADAPVLLVGDIDRGGVFASLYGTVALLEPEEKARIKGIVINKFRGDVEILRPGLAMLEEMTGIPVVGVVPMLNVHIEEEDGLSLENRSQQAPKPVDIAVIRLPRISNFTDFIPLEKHPALGVRYVSSPRELGYPDLIILPGTKNTMADLLWLRQNGLEAAIKKQAAGTPVLGICGGYQMLGNTLSDPHNVENGGELRGMELLPVETVFEASKTRRQVKGEIQPQEGFFSCLNGCGLTGYEIHMGKTARLAQALPFVRLEGDSLDGTALANVAGCYIHGLFESREMVQALAGALLTTKGLGAQQEGLPDFAAYKEQQYDLLAEALRRALDMEQIYRILEKKGD
- the cobM gene encoding precorrin-4 C(11)-methyltransferase; translated protein: MAKVYFVGAGPGAADLITLRGKALLEKADTVIYAGSLVNPALLEYTKPGCRIFNSAKMTLEEVIGQMEEATTRGEECIVRLHTGDPSLYGAIREQMTLLEAKGIPYEVVPGVSSFCGASAALHAEYTLPGISQTLIITRMEGRTPVPEKEALAGLAAHDSSMALFLSAGMLGQVQEQLLAGGRPPETPAAIVYKATWPEEKVFHCTIADLARTAEENGITQTALILVGHFLGDSFGRSRLYAPDFSTGYREAKE